One segment of Niabella beijingensis DNA contains the following:
- a CDS encoding DUF2975 domain-containing protein — translation MRTNTTWVLTVLKIVVWILFVGICIEAGGFIANSFFALAAPSIVTRLWQQADLTDLFHYDRGYFFVMTLILGIVTTMKAWLFYLIIKTLYNKKLTLSQPFNEAVRRFILTSACIALFTGLFSLWGVEYSEWLIKRNVKMPDAQALSLGGADVWIFMSVILFVIAHIFKKGIALQTENDLTV, via the coding sequence ATGAGAACAAATACAACCTGGGTCCTGACGGTCCTGAAGATCGTTGTATGGATATTATTTGTGGGCATATGTATTGAAGCCGGTGGTTTCATTGCCAATTCTTTTTTTGCGCTGGCAGCTCCGTCAATAGTGACCCGGCTCTGGCAGCAGGCCGATCTGACCGACCTCTTTCATTACGACCGGGGCTATTTTTTTGTAATGACCCTGATACTGGGTATTGTAACAACAATGAAAGCATGGCTGTTCTACCTTATCATAAAAACCCTGTACAACAAAAAGCTCACCCTTAGTCAGCCTTTTAATGAGGCAGTGCGGCGTTTTATCCTTACAAGTGCCTGCATTGCCCTGTTCACCGGTCTGTTTTCCTTATGGGGTGTTGAATACAGTGAGTGGCTGATAAAACGGAACGTAAAAATGCCGGATGCTCAGGCATTAAGCCTGGGAGGCGCTGATGTATGGATCTTTATGAGCGTAATACTTTTTGTGATCGCACATATCTTTAAAAAAGGGATCGCACTTCAGACGGAAAATGATTTAACCGTATAA
- a CDS encoding DUF2975 domain-containing protein has protein sequence MTLKITITVLKIIIRIGFYLLLLIIVFFLVISALKLSGVDIDKNLNPSNAVTVRAFGNTAASQVITNEKQTGFYQQISSYLFQPYPNTPAGYYLVFIRTVYLFISLAILGLLLRILKTISKAGPFHLKIIRLLRLLALVFIANELVGIMDYLVMRSILDHQFPAMRFRPEMHFGDDLITGLIIFVIAFVYARGVELQQEQEFTI, from the coding sequence TGTTGCTGATCATTGTCTTTTTCCTGGTGATCTCCGCTTTGAAGTTATCCGGGGTTGATATTGATAAAAACCTGAACCCTTCAAACGCCGTTACAGTACGTGCATTCGGCAATACGGCAGCCAGCCAGGTGATCACCAATGAAAAACAGACAGGTTTCTATCAGCAGATCAGCAGCTATCTTTTTCAACCCTATCCCAATACCCCGGCAGGTTATTATCTTGTTTTTATACGGACCGTCTACCTTTTTATCAGCCTGGCCATACTGGGATTACTGCTGCGCATCCTGAAAACGATCAGCAAGGCGGGTCCTTTTCATTTAAAGATCATCCGGCTGTTGCGGTTGCTGGCGCTGGTATTTATTGCCAACGAACTTGTGGGCATTATGGACTACCTGGTGATGCGCTCCATCCTTGATCACCAGTTCCCGGCAATGCGGTTCCGGCCTGAAATGCATTTCGGCGATGACCTTATTACCGGGCTGATCATTTTTGTGATCGCCTTTGTATATGCACGCGGCGTAGAGCTGCAGCAGGAACAGGAGTTCACCATTTAA
- a CDS encoding helix-turn-helix domain-containing protein — protein sequence MPIIINLDVMMARRKMSLNELSEKVGITLSNLSILKNGKAKAVRIETLEAICKALDCQPGDILEYQKETS from the coding sequence ATGCCCATAATTATCAATTTAGATGTGATGATGGCCCGGCGGAAAATGTCGCTCAACGAGCTGAGTGAAAAAGTGGGCATTACACTTTCGAACCTCTCTATCTTAAAAAACGGCAAGGCCAAGGCGGTCCGGATCGAGACGCTGGAAGCGATCTGCAAAGCGCTGGATTGCCAGCCGGGTGATATCCTGGAATACCAGAAAGAGACGAGCTAA